The Channa argus isolate prfri chromosome 14, Channa argus male v1.0, whole genome shotgun sequence genome includes a window with the following:
- the fyco1b gene encoding FYVE and coiled-coil domain-containing protein 1 isoform X3 produces MFDQKEKTTFLGQRKDYWDYFCDCLIKNKGANDGIRFVRSIPELKTSLGKGRAFIRYSLVHQRLADTLQQCLINQKVTSDWYYARSPFLKSHLSADIINNLYELNQVQFDVAPRGYDLDADWPAFARRTLGAASSAFLWKPPSRCSSINSLVSSYSQAQEFLPVPDVSHNLLGDLGEPSPCTISENLRIELDQSELKQQELLLRVQELAQEAAELKAVIKDLQSQLEAQKSSGHSISVDVQTNQADYQDKVNCLQFSKETVNSELQDRLTAAENKNMELISKLDKALKEKGQQTASYCDSAWKTQELLDKLKTTEEERMEAKREAEDRTRHFDRLSQELKLREEELRNAEKKLAEVKAGATVEQEETLKRLEELQGAVGRIQGALSLKEKETGNLRAQLQDLQASLECRERQAEELRKRLQDERQKVEQRCSVSGSQNEELESLIVDLRKTLKNREKELSVSSERIKHLEEQLEKLNVEKEALSSRLCDNEFTCCGQTDNLEDYKTQCKSLKETNTKLLQAVKKSEESITELTESRTALLEQLALLRASEKHLKGMLEAAGMNAGDRENKLLHENLHLKENIEKTLVQKEISDAQLKKLEHEKRELLETNSLLKNQLTITQQDLDLLTAKTAKLDKSLTVSQRSQTELLDKLEETESKLKDQTVQCGLLQARAEELESRTGELHDEKGAAESNEKMQKLHDTSSVETKEAPFRLVIAEAQLELNLREITRLQEELVDLKAQLLAGTEERIKIQALQEVTEASRQDLRLLTEQLKAQVEELNRQHVDEILRSREREEALIRERDSEAQARASLAAVVSASKEELIKLKLQYDSLSLENSESKEALHRANTETAELGVHVCMLTAENEEARLRFEGLSTRVQELEKEADQENERLNSSMEQLREENQHLLDQLHNEKGVLATKQDMKKELSRAQQEAVAVQEMNREEIQALCLDISSQAINHESQLQSVNHELREVRSELTTEQEKMINLQNKLKLLEAENQRYCQQIEEKNIQMAESENLIRQKDDEIILVKGNLSRSEEGLAAAQQACQEMSENLQRVTQDKQSFDLKKAAELDDLYRTKINLEERLVELIREKDALWQKTNALEFEQKQRDEETEKDVNHCLSCHSQFSWWLRKYNCRLCGRPLCYNCCSSIVSTQQGVNRERCCKDCYNQHSAVVERHPEDEVVAASTLGTPFRRLLQAGRAVTSVPAADESDKPDDGVFDIITEDELSGVYGSDSLSFSSPCSPGHRQQGAAQPNGSGSVGDVTNEDNENLSAAVQDAEICLLKSGELTLSVRFTVDEILRFGDTTRELFIKSSCYSTIPITLCSSGPTVTWTFTSEPKSIAFSVVYRESTETPLEQAKVLIPLTRCNSHKETIKGELKVRNPGEYILIFDNSFSRFISKNVLYHLGLLRV; encoded by the exons ATG TTTGACCAGAAAGAGAAGACAACCTTTCTTGGCCAGAGGAAAGACTACTGGGATTACTTCTGCGACTGCCTGATTAAGAACAAGGGAGCTAACGATGGCATCCGTTTTGTTAGGTCTATCCCTGAG CTGAAGACGTCACTGGGGAAAGGAAGGGCCTTCATCCGCTACTCATTAGTTCACCAGCGTCTTGCAGACACTCTGCAGCAGTGTCTTATAAACCAAAAGGTCACAAG TGACTGGTATTACGCTCGTAGTCCTTTCCTTAAGTCACATCTCTCCGCTGACATAATCAACAATCTTTATGAGCTCAACCAGGTCCAATTTGATGTTGCGCCCAGAGGTTACGACCTTGATGCAGATTGGCCGGCCTTTGCAAG GCGAACATTAGGCGCAGCCTCATCAGCTTTTTTGTGGAAGCCTCCCAGTCGCTGCTCCAGCATCAACAGTTTGGTTAGCAGTTATTCACAG GCCCAGGAATTCCTCCCAGTCCCAGATGTGAGTCACAATCTCCTTGGTGACCTGGGCGAACCGTCTCCTTGCACCATTTCAGAGAATCTCCGCATTGAGCTTGACCAGTCTGAACTCAAACAGCAGGAGCTTCTGCTACGAGTTCAGGAGTTAGCTCAAGAGGCTGCTGAGCTGAAAGCTGTGATTAAAGACCTTCAAAGCCAACTTGAAGCTCAGAAGTCTTCTGGCCACTCCATATCCGTCGATGTCCAAACTAACCAAGCAGATTATCAGGATAAAGTAAATTGCCTACAATTCAGTAAAGaaacagtgaacagtgaacTTCAAGACAGGCTCACAGCTGCTGAGAACAAAAATATGGAGCTTATTTCTAAATTGGATAAAGCTCTTAAAGAAAAAGGACAACAAACTGCTAGCTACTGTGACTCAGCCTGGAAAACCCAGGAACTCCTGGATAAACTCAAGACAACTGAGGAGGAAAGAATGGAGGCAAAAAGAGAGGCTGAAGATAGGACCAGGCACTTTGACAGACTGTCACAAGAACTAAAACTCAGGGAAGAAGAATTACGAAATGCTGAGAAGAAGCTAGCTGAAGTAAAAGCTGGGGCCACTGTCGAACAGGAGGAGACACTTAAACGTTTGGAGGAACTCCAGGGGGCAGTTGGTCGAATTCAGGGGGCATTGAGTttgaaagagaaggagacaggTAATCTGAGAGCCCAGCTTCAAGATTTACAGGCATCACTGGAGTGCAGAGAACGACAGGCAGAAGAATTGAGGAAAAGACTGCAGGACGAGAGGCAAAAGGTGGAGCAGAGATGCAGCGTGAGTGGTAGCCAAAATGAGGAACTGGAGAGCTTGATCGTGGATTTAAGGAAAACTctaaaaaacagagaaaaagagctATCTGTTAGTTCAGAGAGGATAAAACATTTAGAGGAGCAGTTGGAGAAACTAAATGTTGAGAAAGAAGCTCTTAGTTCAAGACTTTGTGATAATGAATTCACTTGCTGTGGTCAAACCGACAACCTTGAGGACTACAAAACACAATGCAAGAGtctcaaagaaacaaacacaaagcttcTTCAAGCAGTTAAGAAGAGTGAGGAGAGCATTACAGAGCTGACTGAGAGCAGGACAGCCTTGTTAGAGCAGCTTGCCTTATTGAGAGCTTCTGAAAAGCACCTAAAGGGGATGTTGGAGGCTGCGGGTATGAATGCGGGGGACCGGGAAAATAAGCTTTTACATGAAAATCTGCATTTGAAGGAGAACATTGAGAAGACACTTGTACAGAAAGAAATATCAGATGCTCAATTAAAGAAACTAGAGCATGAAAAGAGAGAGCTTCTTGAGACTAATTCATTGTTGAAGAACCAGTTAACAATAACTCAGCAGGACCTGGACCTGCTCACTGCCAAAACTGCAAAGTTGGACAAGAGCCTCACTGTATCCCAAAGAAGTCAAACCGAGTTACTTGACAAACTTGAGGAAACTGAATCTAAACTTAAAGACCAGACTGTTCAGTGTGGGCTTCTGCAGGCTCGAGCAGAGGAGCTGGAGAGCAGGACTGGAGAGCTACATGACGAGAAAGGAGCTGCAGAGAGCAATGAAAAAATGCAGAAGCTTCATGATACTTCATCAGTGGAAACCAAAGAGGCTCCCTTCAGACTGGTGATAGCTGAGGCTCAGCTGGAGCTCAATTTAAGAGAAATAACCAGGCTCCAAGAAGAGCTTGTGGACCTCAAGGCCCAACTGCTGGCAGGAACTGAGGAGAGAATAAAAATTCAGGCCCTGCAGGAGGTGACAGAGGCTTCCAGACAGGACCTCCGTCTTTTAACAGAACAACTGAAGGCCCAGGTGGAGGAGCTAAACCGCCAGCATGTGGATGAGATTCTCCGTTCCCGCGAGCGAGAGGAAGCCCTTATTCGTGAGCGTGACAGTGAGGCTCAGGCTCGagcaagtctggctgcagttgttTCTGCCTCCAAAGAGGAGCTTATCAAATTGAAGCTGCAATATGATTCTTTGAGTCTGGAGAACAGTGAATCCAAGGAGGCCCTCCacagagccaacacagaaacAGCTGAACTCggtgtgcatgtttgcatgctAACTGCCGAGAATGAAGAGGCTCGCCTGCGATTTGAGGGTTTGTCAACAAGGGTAcaggagctggagaaggaggCAGATCAGGAGAATGAGAGGCTGAATAGCAGCATGGAGCAACTACGTGAGGAGAACCAGCACCTCCTTGATCAGCTCCACAATGAGAAGGGTGTGTTGGCAACAAAGCAGGATATGAAGAAAGAGCTGAGCAGGGCCCAGCAAGAGGCTGTAGCTGTGCAGGAGATGAATCGGGAGGAGATCCAGGCACTTTGCCTCGACATCAGCAGCCAAGCCATTAACCATGAAAGCCAGCTCCAG AGTGTGAACCACGAGTTACGAGAAGTGAGATCAGAGCTGACAACTGAGCAAGAGAAAATGATCAATCTGCAGAACAAACTCAAGCTACTAGAG GCTGAGAATCAGAGATATTGCCAACAGATTGAGGAGAAAAACATCCAGATGGCTGAGTCTGAAAATCTCATCCGGCAGAAAGATGACGAGATAATCCTTGTGAAAGGAAATTTATCAAG GTCTGAGGAGGGTCTAGCAGCAGCTCAGCAGGCCTGTCAGGAGATGAGTGAAAATCTACAGCGAGTCACACAGGACAAACAGAGCTTTGATCTTAAGAAGGCTGCTGAGCTTGATGATCTTTACCGCACTAAAATCAATTTGGAGGAAAGACTTGTAGAACTCATCAG agagaaagatgCCCTTTGGCAGAAGACAAATGCTCTGGAGTTTGAGCAGAAACAGAGGGatgaggagacagagaaagatgtgAACCATTGTCTGAGCTGTCACAGTCAGTTCAGCTGGTGGCTCCGCAAGTACAACTGCAG ACTGTGTGGGCGTCCTCTCTGCTACAACTGTTGCAGCAGCATAGTGAGCACCCAACAGGGTGTCAACAGAGAGCGCTGCTGCAAGGACTGCTACAACCAGCACAGTGCAGTAGTGGAGCGCCATCCGGAGGATGAAGTAGTGGCAGCCAGCACACTGGGGACACCTTTTAGACGTTTGCTGCAGGCTGGGAGAGCTGTGACCAGTGTCCCAG CAGCAGATGAAAGTGACAAACCTGACGATGGCGTTTTTGACATTATCACAGAGGATGAATTGAGTGGGGTCTATGGCAGTgactccctctctttttcctccccCTGCTCTCCTGGACACAGACAGCAGGGGGCAGCACAACC AAATGGCAGTGGCAGTGTAGGAGATGTCACAAATGAGGACAATGAGAACCTCAGTGCTGCAGTACAGGATGCAGAGATTTGCCTGCTGAAGTCTGGAGAACTCAC
- the fyco1b gene encoding FYVE and coiled-coil domain-containing protein 1 isoform X1 — MASSSSVGANQLQRIIRDLHDAVLDLGIEHKECGEPITDDSANLHKFFYKLEYLLQFDQKEKTTFLGQRKDYWDYFCDCLIKNKGANDGIRFVRSIPELKTSLGKGRAFIRYSLVHQRLADTLQQCLINQKVTSDWYYARSPFLKSHLSADIINNLYELNQVQFDVAPRGYDLDADWPAFARRTLGAASSAFLWKPPSRCSSINSLVSSYSQAQEFLPVPDVSHNLLGDLGEPSPCTISENLRIELDQSELKQQELLLRVQELAQEAAELKAVIKDLQSQLEAQKSSGHSISVDVQTNQADYQDKVNCLQFSKETVNSELQDRLTAAENKNMELISKLDKALKEKGQQTASYCDSAWKTQELLDKLKTTEEERMEAKREAEDRTRHFDRLSQELKLREEELRNAEKKLAEVKAGATVEQEETLKRLEELQGAVGRIQGALSLKEKETGNLRAQLQDLQASLECRERQAEELRKRLQDERQKVEQRCSVSGSQNEELESLIVDLRKTLKNREKELSVSSERIKHLEEQLEKLNVEKEALSSRLCDNEFTCCGQTDNLEDYKTQCKSLKETNTKLLQAVKKSEESITELTESRTALLEQLALLRASEKHLKGMLEAAGMNAGDRENKLLHENLHLKENIEKTLVQKEISDAQLKKLEHEKRELLETNSLLKNQLTITQQDLDLLTAKTAKLDKSLTVSQRSQTELLDKLEETESKLKDQTVQCGLLQARAEELESRTGELHDEKGAAESNEKMQKLHDTSSVETKEAPFRLVIAEAQLELNLREITRLQEELVDLKAQLLAGTEERIKIQALQEVTEASRQDLRLLTEQLKAQVEELNRQHVDEILRSREREEALIRERDSEAQARASLAAVVSASKEELIKLKLQYDSLSLENSESKEALHRANTETAELGVHVCMLTAENEEARLRFEGLSTRVQELEKEADQENERLNSSMEQLREENQHLLDQLHNEKGVLATKQDMKKELSRAQQEAVAVQEMNREEIQALCLDISSQAINHESQLQSVNHELREVRSELTTEQEKMINLQNKLKLLEAENQRYCQQIEEKNIQMAESENLIRQKDDEIILVKGNLSRSEEGLAAAQQACQEMSENLQRVTQDKQSFDLKKAAELDDLYRTKINLEERLVELIREKDALWQKTNALEFEQKQRDEETEKDVNHCLSCHSQFSWWLRKYNCRLCGRPLCYNCCSSIVSTQQGVNRERCCKDCYNQHSAVVERHPEDEVVAASTLGTPFRRLLQAGRAVTSVPAADESDKPDDGVFDIITEDELSGVYGSDSLSFSSPCSPGHRQQGAAQPNGSGSVGDVTNEDNENLSAAVQDAEICLLKSGELTLSVRFTVDEILRFGDTTRELFIKSSCYSTIPITLCSSGPTVTWTFTSEPKSIAFSVVYRESTETPLEQAKVLIPLTRCNSHKETIKGELKVRNPGEYILIFDNSFSRFISKNVLYHLGLLRV, encoded by the exons ATGGCTTCTTCCTCATCAGTTGGAGCTAATCAGCTGCAAAGGATAATCAGAGATCTCCATG ATGCTGTGTTGGACTTAGGTATAGAACACAAGGAGTGCGGTGAACCTATAACTGATGACAGTGCCAACTTGCACAAGTTTTTCTATAAGCTAGAATACCTGCTACAG TTTGACCAGAAAGAGAAGACAACCTTTCTTGGCCAGAGGAAAGACTACTGGGATTACTTCTGCGACTGCCTGATTAAGAACAAGGGAGCTAACGATGGCATCCGTTTTGTTAGGTCTATCCCTGAG CTGAAGACGTCACTGGGGAAAGGAAGGGCCTTCATCCGCTACTCATTAGTTCACCAGCGTCTTGCAGACACTCTGCAGCAGTGTCTTATAAACCAAAAGGTCACAAG TGACTGGTATTACGCTCGTAGTCCTTTCCTTAAGTCACATCTCTCCGCTGACATAATCAACAATCTTTATGAGCTCAACCAGGTCCAATTTGATGTTGCGCCCAGAGGTTACGACCTTGATGCAGATTGGCCGGCCTTTGCAAG GCGAACATTAGGCGCAGCCTCATCAGCTTTTTTGTGGAAGCCTCCCAGTCGCTGCTCCAGCATCAACAGTTTGGTTAGCAGTTATTCACAG GCCCAGGAATTCCTCCCAGTCCCAGATGTGAGTCACAATCTCCTTGGTGACCTGGGCGAACCGTCTCCTTGCACCATTTCAGAGAATCTCCGCATTGAGCTTGACCAGTCTGAACTCAAACAGCAGGAGCTTCTGCTACGAGTTCAGGAGTTAGCTCAAGAGGCTGCTGAGCTGAAAGCTGTGATTAAAGACCTTCAAAGCCAACTTGAAGCTCAGAAGTCTTCTGGCCACTCCATATCCGTCGATGTCCAAACTAACCAAGCAGATTATCAGGATAAAGTAAATTGCCTACAATTCAGTAAAGaaacagtgaacagtgaacTTCAAGACAGGCTCACAGCTGCTGAGAACAAAAATATGGAGCTTATTTCTAAATTGGATAAAGCTCTTAAAGAAAAAGGACAACAAACTGCTAGCTACTGTGACTCAGCCTGGAAAACCCAGGAACTCCTGGATAAACTCAAGACAACTGAGGAGGAAAGAATGGAGGCAAAAAGAGAGGCTGAAGATAGGACCAGGCACTTTGACAGACTGTCACAAGAACTAAAACTCAGGGAAGAAGAATTACGAAATGCTGAGAAGAAGCTAGCTGAAGTAAAAGCTGGGGCCACTGTCGAACAGGAGGAGACACTTAAACGTTTGGAGGAACTCCAGGGGGCAGTTGGTCGAATTCAGGGGGCATTGAGTttgaaagagaaggagacaggTAATCTGAGAGCCCAGCTTCAAGATTTACAGGCATCACTGGAGTGCAGAGAACGACAGGCAGAAGAATTGAGGAAAAGACTGCAGGACGAGAGGCAAAAGGTGGAGCAGAGATGCAGCGTGAGTGGTAGCCAAAATGAGGAACTGGAGAGCTTGATCGTGGATTTAAGGAAAACTctaaaaaacagagaaaaagagctATCTGTTAGTTCAGAGAGGATAAAACATTTAGAGGAGCAGTTGGAGAAACTAAATGTTGAGAAAGAAGCTCTTAGTTCAAGACTTTGTGATAATGAATTCACTTGCTGTGGTCAAACCGACAACCTTGAGGACTACAAAACACAATGCAAGAGtctcaaagaaacaaacacaaagcttcTTCAAGCAGTTAAGAAGAGTGAGGAGAGCATTACAGAGCTGACTGAGAGCAGGACAGCCTTGTTAGAGCAGCTTGCCTTATTGAGAGCTTCTGAAAAGCACCTAAAGGGGATGTTGGAGGCTGCGGGTATGAATGCGGGGGACCGGGAAAATAAGCTTTTACATGAAAATCTGCATTTGAAGGAGAACATTGAGAAGACACTTGTACAGAAAGAAATATCAGATGCTCAATTAAAGAAACTAGAGCATGAAAAGAGAGAGCTTCTTGAGACTAATTCATTGTTGAAGAACCAGTTAACAATAACTCAGCAGGACCTGGACCTGCTCACTGCCAAAACTGCAAAGTTGGACAAGAGCCTCACTGTATCCCAAAGAAGTCAAACCGAGTTACTTGACAAACTTGAGGAAACTGAATCTAAACTTAAAGACCAGACTGTTCAGTGTGGGCTTCTGCAGGCTCGAGCAGAGGAGCTGGAGAGCAGGACTGGAGAGCTACATGACGAGAAAGGAGCTGCAGAGAGCAATGAAAAAATGCAGAAGCTTCATGATACTTCATCAGTGGAAACCAAAGAGGCTCCCTTCAGACTGGTGATAGCTGAGGCTCAGCTGGAGCTCAATTTAAGAGAAATAACCAGGCTCCAAGAAGAGCTTGTGGACCTCAAGGCCCAACTGCTGGCAGGAACTGAGGAGAGAATAAAAATTCAGGCCCTGCAGGAGGTGACAGAGGCTTCCAGACAGGACCTCCGTCTTTTAACAGAACAACTGAAGGCCCAGGTGGAGGAGCTAAACCGCCAGCATGTGGATGAGATTCTCCGTTCCCGCGAGCGAGAGGAAGCCCTTATTCGTGAGCGTGACAGTGAGGCTCAGGCTCGagcaagtctggctgcagttgttTCTGCCTCCAAAGAGGAGCTTATCAAATTGAAGCTGCAATATGATTCTTTGAGTCTGGAGAACAGTGAATCCAAGGAGGCCCTCCacagagccaacacagaaacAGCTGAACTCggtgtgcatgtttgcatgctAACTGCCGAGAATGAAGAGGCTCGCCTGCGATTTGAGGGTTTGTCAACAAGGGTAcaggagctggagaaggaggCAGATCAGGAGAATGAGAGGCTGAATAGCAGCATGGAGCAACTACGTGAGGAGAACCAGCACCTCCTTGATCAGCTCCACAATGAGAAGGGTGTGTTGGCAACAAAGCAGGATATGAAGAAAGAGCTGAGCAGGGCCCAGCAAGAGGCTGTAGCTGTGCAGGAGATGAATCGGGAGGAGATCCAGGCACTTTGCCTCGACATCAGCAGCCAAGCCATTAACCATGAAAGCCAGCTCCAG AGTGTGAACCACGAGTTACGAGAAGTGAGATCAGAGCTGACAACTGAGCAAGAGAAAATGATCAATCTGCAGAACAAACTCAAGCTACTAGAG GCTGAGAATCAGAGATATTGCCAACAGATTGAGGAGAAAAACATCCAGATGGCTGAGTCTGAAAATCTCATCCGGCAGAAAGATGACGAGATAATCCTTGTGAAAGGAAATTTATCAAG GTCTGAGGAGGGTCTAGCAGCAGCTCAGCAGGCCTGTCAGGAGATGAGTGAAAATCTACAGCGAGTCACACAGGACAAACAGAGCTTTGATCTTAAGAAGGCTGCTGAGCTTGATGATCTTTACCGCACTAAAATCAATTTGGAGGAAAGACTTGTAGAACTCATCAG agagaaagatgCCCTTTGGCAGAAGACAAATGCTCTGGAGTTTGAGCAGAAACAGAGGGatgaggagacagagaaagatgtgAACCATTGTCTGAGCTGTCACAGTCAGTTCAGCTGGTGGCTCCGCAAGTACAACTGCAG ACTGTGTGGGCGTCCTCTCTGCTACAACTGTTGCAGCAGCATAGTGAGCACCCAACAGGGTGTCAACAGAGAGCGCTGCTGCAAGGACTGCTACAACCAGCACAGTGCAGTAGTGGAGCGCCATCCGGAGGATGAAGTAGTGGCAGCCAGCACACTGGGGACACCTTTTAGACGTTTGCTGCAGGCTGGGAGAGCTGTGACCAGTGTCCCAG CAGCAGATGAAAGTGACAAACCTGACGATGGCGTTTTTGACATTATCACAGAGGATGAATTGAGTGGGGTCTATGGCAGTgactccctctctttttcctccccCTGCTCTCCTGGACACAGACAGCAGGGGGCAGCACAACC AAATGGCAGTGGCAGTGTAGGAGATGTCACAAATGAGGACAATGAGAACCTCAGTGCTGCAGTACAGGATGCAGAGATTTGCCTGCTGAAGTCTGGAGAACTCAC